A single Gasterosteus aculeatus chromosome 2, fGasAcu3.hap1.1, whole genome shotgun sequence DNA region contains:
- the nr2c2 gene encoding nuclear receptor subfamily 2 group C member 2 isoform X2: protein MSESPRRFQVISAEPAATPQRIQTGQEIQVVTAMKPSSAPKQQFILTRADSSGAGKVILASPDSHHTKQLLFTATDSLMPGRIQIVTDPVSMERLLGQSADLNRPQPVEYCVVCGDKASGRHYGAVSCEGCKGFFKRSVRKHLTYSCRSKQDCVINKHHRNRCQFCRLKKCLNMGMKTDSVQSERKPIDVAPRERHTNCAASTQKIYIRKDLNSPLIATPTFVSDTETDGSRSSLLDQGMLVNIQQPVIQSDGTLLLATDSKMDHNQGDLGTLANVVTSLANLSDSLRENLINGDTSDSQHEEQSASEITRAFDTLAKVFNPPEVGVGQSPAEKPQCVSGTTIQLIGRDQETPIIEVEGPLLTDSHVGFRLTMPSPMPEYLNVHYICESASRLLFLSMHWARSIPAFSALGQEADTSLVRACWNELFTLGLAQCAHEMNLSTILAAIINHLQSSIQEDKVSRDRVKQVMEHIWKFQEFCNSMTRLETDRYEYAYLKAIVLFSPDHPGVDSSGQIEKFQEKALMELQDYVQKSYPDDTYRLTRILTRLPALRLMNSAITEELFFTGLIGNVSIDSIIPYILKMETAEYNSQDCDPAE from the exons ATGAGCGAGTCGCCACGGCGCTTTCAGGTCATCTCCGCCGAGCCCGCCGCAACACCCCAGCGCATACAG ACGGGTCAGGAGATCCAGGTAGTGACGGCCATGAAGCCGTCCAGCGCTCCCAAGCAGCAGTTCATTCTGACCAGGGCTGACAGCTCGGGGGCAGGCAAGGTCATCCTGGCCTCACCGGACAGCCACCACACCAAGCAGCTCCTCTTCACCGCGACAGACAGCCTGATGCCAGGAAGGATACAG ATCGTCACAGATCCGGTGTCGATGGAGCGGCTGTTGGGGCAGTCGGCGGACCTGAACCGGCCTCAGCCGGTGGAGTACTGCGTGGTGTGCGGGGACAAGGCCTCAG GCCGTCACTACGGAGCGGTCAGCTGCGAGGGATGTAAAGGCTTCTTCAAGCGGAGCGTGAGGAAGCACCTGACGTACAGCTGCCGCAGTAAACAAGACTGCGTCATCAACAAACACCACCGCAACCGCTGCCAGTTCTGTCGGTTGAAGAAATGCCTTAACATGGGGATGAAGACCGACT CTGTCCAGAGTGAGAGAAAGCCCATCGACGTGGCGCCCAGAGAGAGGCACACCAACTGCGCCGCCTCCACCCAAAAGATCTACATCCGCAAGGACCTGAACAGCCCGCTCATCGCCACGCCGACCTTCGTCTCGGACACGGAGACGGACGGCTCCAG GTCCAGCCTGCTGGACCAGGGAATGCTGGTTAACATCCAGCAGCCGGTCATCCAGAGCGATGGGACGTTGCTGCTGGCCACCGACTCGAAG ATGGACCATAACCAGGGGGACTTGGGGACACTCGCCAACGTGGTGACGTCACTGGCCAACCTGAGCGACTCGCTAAGAGAGAATCTAATCAACGGGGACACCTCGGACAGCCAGCACGAGGAGCAGTCTGCCAGCGAGATAACACG tgccTTCGACACTCTGGCCAAAGTCTTCAACCCGCCGGAAGTGGGTGTCGGACAGAGTCCGGCAGAGAAGCCGCAGTGTGTCAGCGGAACAACCATCCAGCTGATTGGTCGAGACCAGGAGACCCCCATCATTGAGGTGGAGGGGCCGCTGCTCACAGACAGCCATGTCGGCTTTAGG CTGACCATGCCCAGCCCCATGCCCGAGTATCTGAATGTACACTACATCTGTGAGTCGGCCTCcaggctcctcttcctctccatgcACTGGGCACGCTCCATCCCGGCCTTCTCCGCTCTCGG TCAGGAGGCGGACACCAGTTTGGTGCGAGCCTGCTGGAATGAGCTGTTCACTCTGGGCCTCGCTCAGTGCGCTCACGAGATGAACCTGTCCACCATCCTCGCTGCCATCATCAACCACCTCCAGAGCAGCATCCAGGAAG ACAAGGTTTCGAGGGACAGGGTGAAGCAGGTGATGGAGCACATATGGAAGTTCCAGGAGTTCTGCAACAGCATGACGAGGCTGGAAACTGACCGCTACGAGTACGCCTACCTGAAAGCAATAGTGCTGTTCAGCCCGG ATCATCCAGGTGTGGACAGCAGCGGGCAGATTGAGAAGTTCCAGGAGAAAGCCTTGATGGAGCTGCAGGACTACGTGCAGAAAAGCTACCCAGACGACACCTACAG GTTGACCCGCATCCTGACTCGTCTCCCCGCCCTGCGCCTCATGAACTCGGCCATCACGGAGGAGCTCTTCTTCACCGGCTTGATTGGTAACGTCTCCATCGACAGCATCATTCCTTACATCCTCAAGATGGAGACGGCCGAGTACAACAGCCAGGACTGCGACCCCGCCGAGTGA
- the nr2c2 gene encoding nuclear receptor subfamily 2 group C member 2 isoform X1: MSESPRRFQVISAEPAATPQRIQIVTDQQTGQEIQVVTAMKPSSAPKQQFILTRADSSGAGKVILASPDSHHTKQLLFTATDSLMPGRIQIVTDPVSMERLLGQSADLNRPQPVEYCVVCGDKASGRHYGAVSCEGCKGFFKRSVRKHLTYSCRSKQDCVINKHHRNRCQFCRLKKCLNMGMKTDSVQSERKPIDVAPRERHTNCAASTQKIYIRKDLNSPLIATPTFVSDTETDGSRSSLLDQGMLVNIQQPVIQSDGTLLLATDSKMDHNQGDLGTLANVVTSLANLSDSLRENLINGDTSDSQHEEQSASEITRAFDTLAKVFNPPEVGVGQSPAEKPQCVSGTTIQLIGRDQETPIIEVEGPLLTDSHVGFRLTMPSPMPEYLNVHYICESASRLLFLSMHWARSIPAFSALGQEADTSLVRACWNELFTLGLAQCAHEMNLSTILAAIINHLQSSIQEDKVSRDRVKQVMEHIWKFQEFCNSMTRLETDRYEYAYLKAIVLFSPDHPGVDSSGQIEKFQEKALMELQDYVQKSYPDDTYRLTRILTRLPALRLMNSAITEELFFTGLIGNVSIDSIIPYILKMETAEYNSQDCDPAE; this comes from the exons ATGAGCGAGTCGCCACGGCGCTTTCAGGTCATCTCCGCCGAGCCCGCCGCAACACCCCAGCGCATACAG ATTGTAACTGACCAGCAGACGGGTCAGGAGATCCAGGTAGTGACGGCCATGAAGCCGTCCAGCGCTCCCAAGCAGCAGTTCATTCTGACCAGGGCTGACAGCTCGGGGGCAGGCAAGGTCATCCTGGCCTCACCGGACAGCCACCACACCAAGCAGCTCCTCTTCACCGCGACAGACAGCCTGATGCCAGGAAGGATACAG ATCGTCACAGATCCGGTGTCGATGGAGCGGCTGTTGGGGCAGTCGGCGGACCTGAACCGGCCTCAGCCGGTGGAGTACTGCGTGGTGTGCGGGGACAAGGCCTCAG GCCGTCACTACGGAGCGGTCAGCTGCGAGGGATGTAAAGGCTTCTTCAAGCGGAGCGTGAGGAAGCACCTGACGTACAGCTGCCGCAGTAAACAAGACTGCGTCATCAACAAACACCACCGCAACCGCTGCCAGTTCTGTCGGTTGAAGAAATGCCTTAACATGGGGATGAAGACCGACT CTGTCCAGAGTGAGAGAAAGCCCATCGACGTGGCGCCCAGAGAGAGGCACACCAACTGCGCCGCCTCCACCCAAAAGATCTACATCCGCAAGGACCTGAACAGCCCGCTCATCGCCACGCCGACCTTCGTCTCGGACACGGAGACGGACGGCTCCAG GTCCAGCCTGCTGGACCAGGGAATGCTGGTTAACATCCAGCAGCCGGTCATCCAGAGCGATGGGACGTTGCTGCTGGCCACCGACTCGAAG ATGGACCATAACCAGGGGGACTTGGGGACACTCGCCAACGTGGTGACGTCACTGGCCAACCTGAGCGACTCGCTAAGAGAGAATCTAATCAACGGGGACACCTCGGACAGCCAGCACGAGGAGCAGTCTGCCAGCGAGATAACACG tgccTTCGACACTCTGGCCAAAGTCTTCAACCCGCCGGAAGTGGGTGTCGGACAGAGTCCGGCAGAGAAGCCGCAGTGTGTCAGCGGAACAACCATCCAGCTGATTGGTCGAGACCAGGAGACCCCCATCATTGAGGTGGAGGGGCCGCTGCTCACAGACAGCCATGTCGGCTTTAGG CTGACCATGCCCAGCCCCATGCCCGAGTATCTGAATGTACACTACATCTGTGAGTCGGCCTCcaggctcctcttcctctccatgcACTGGGCACGCTCCATCCCGGCCTTCTCCGCTCTCGG TCAGGAGGCGGACACCAGTTTGGTGCGAGCCTGCTGGAATGAGCTGTTCACTCTGGGCCTCGCTCAGTGCGCTCACGAGATGAACCTGTCCACCATCCTCGCTGCCATCATCAACCACCTCCAGAGCAGCATCCAGGAAG ACAAGGTTTCGAGGGACAGGGTGAAGCAGGTGATGGAGCACATATGGAAGTTCCAGGAGTTCTGCAACAGCATGACGAGGCTGGAAACTGACCGCTACGAGTACGCCTACCTGAAAGCAATAGTGCTGTTCAGCCCGG ATCATCCAGGTGTGGACAGCAGCGGGCAGATTGAGAAGTTCCAGGAGAAAGCCTTGATGGAGCTGCAGGACTACGTGCAGAAAAGCTACCCAGACGACACCTACAG GTTGACCCGCATCCTGACTCGTCTCCCCGCCCTGCGCCTCATGAACTCGGCCATCACGGAGGAGCTCTTCTTCACCGGCTTGATTGGTAACGTCTCCATCGACAGCATCATTCCTTACATCCTCAAGATGGAGACGGCCGAGTACAACAGCCAGGACTGCGACCCCGCCGAGTGA